The following are encoded in a window of Arvicanthis niloticus isolate mArvNil1 chromosome 1, mArvNil1.pat.X, whole genome shotgun sequence genomic DNA:
- the LOC117722948 gene encoding olfactory receptor 6B9-like: MLDMNTTLVSEFILVGFPTAPWLQVLLFFIFLVVYMLIIAENLVIIFTVWSTGSLHKPMYYFLSSMSFLEIWYVSVTVPKMLDGFLLQRRHISFTGCMTQLYFFVSLACTECVLLAAMAYDRYVAICHPLRYPVIMTTAYCMQLMALSYFSGFMVSVVKVYFISHVAFCGSNVMNHFFCDISPILKLACKDMSTAELVDFALAIVILVFPLVTTVLSYVYIVSTILRIPSTQGRKKAFSTCASHLTVVIIYYTAMIFMYVRPRAIASFNSNKLISAVYAVLTPMLNPFIYCLRNQEVKNAIKKTLGGDQCFLLG, translated from the coding sequence ATGCTGGATATGAACACTACTCTGGTCAGTGAGTTCATCCTGGTGGGCTTCCCTACAGCCCCTTGGCTACAGGTCCTcctattcttcatttttcttgtggTCTACATGTTGATTATAGCAGAAAATCTTGTAATTATATTCACTGTCTGGTCCACTGGCTCCCTCCACAAGCCCATGTACTATTTCTTAAGTAGCATGTCCTTTCTAGAGATCTGGTATGTCTCTGTCACAGTTCCCAAGATGCTAGATGGATTCCTCCTGCAGAGACGGCACATCTCCTTCACAGGCTGTATGACTCAGCTCTACTTCTTTGTCTCACTTGCTTGCACAGAGTGTGTTCTCCTGGCAGctatggcctatgaccgctatgtggccatttgCCACCCTCTTCGATATCCAGTCATCATGACCACAGCTTACTGTATGCAGCTAATGGCCCTTTCCTATTTTAGTGGTTTCATGGTCTCTGTTgtcaaagtctattttatttcacatgttGCTTTCTGTGGCTCTAATGTCATGAACCACTTCTTCTGTGATATCTCACCAATCCTCAAATTGGCATGCAAAGATATGTCCACAGCAGAGTTAGTAGACTTTGCTTTGGCTATTGTCATTCTTGTCTTCCCTCTTGTCACCACAGTCCTCTCCTATGTCTACATAGTGTCCACCATTCTGCGCATACCCTCCACCCAGGGAAGAAAGAAGGCCTTCTCTACCTGTGCCTCCCATCTTACTGTGGTCATAATTTATTACACAGCCATGATTTTCATGTATGTCCGACCCAGAGCTATTGCATCTTTTAATTCGAACAAACTCATTTCAGCTGTGTATGCTGTCCTCACACCCATGCTTAACCCCTTCATCTACTGCCTAAGGAATCAGGAAGTCAAGAATGCAATCAAAAAGACCCTGGGAGGGGACCAGTGCTTCCTGCTCGGCTGA